The nucleotide window AACATACAATAGTAAAGCAAGTGAAATCAATTAAGCAGAATTAAAATGTTGGACAATGGTATTCAGTTTACTAGTAAACTTTGAGTAAAACTTAGAATTGAAACATACATGTAGAGTAAGCATTTAATTTTGGTAAGAAATTTGGTTTCTCAGATATAAAGAACCTGCAAAGTGGGATGATTTCTTCCTCAATGTCACGAGTCCAGAACGACCACTCAATTTTGCCCTGATGGACAATAAATCTTACCTCAGATCCTTGACTTCCCAGTTTCACTCTTTGAACTTCACCCATTTTCTTTGACTATGTTCTCCTCTTCCTGTTCTGCTCTTGACACTAACTTGAGACTTTCTCCCTGTGATTAACAAACAGCCAATGCAACTTGCCTTGTTTAACTATTCAAGAATCAACAGCTCTAAACCAGTTCCTATCTCTATACCGAGGCATATACAATTACTTATTAGCCATCCCTTCTCCTGTTTGTCATTCGATAAGAACATGCATGAGACTCATATTCCATTAATTGcgattaaaaattacaatagcCAGAAGGCCTTTCCCATATGATCCTGTAACTAGATTCTCTTTTCAATAATGAAGATGTTAGTCATCGTCTTCatcaacattaatttttttcaacatttatatgttttagtCACAAATCTTTGTATTTGTCGTAGATTCACTGGGTACATTTAGCATCACCATGCTGAATAATTTGATAGATAAAGAAGATAAGACTTCATAAGAAGCTGAAAAATTCCTAACCTCGAAGGTTACATCTGCAGAAGAGACAAGGCATGTGACCATCAGCTAGTCGGGTGTCTTCAtactttttggtttttttttagaAGTCCCTCCCTagatattgttattttatctaaaagtGAATGACattatcccacccaaggttggcCTAAAAACCCTATTCACCCTTGAATGCATAAATCACACGTCTTCATCCAAAATCTAACTCTATCAATAAAAACACTTGTAAAAGTCcctatttttatattgaaaattattttttgaattaaaaatcaattattctaTACCTCTTTTTACATTATCTAAtcctttttttcaaaataaaaaaattttattgtaaaaacaTGATTCTTTACgcaaattacaaacaaaaataaacaataaaattatgtatatttattttaaatacacaaatatatacaaatttatatgtatcattatgtgattgagtaattttaaattaaagataaaataatatttaattatagaataatatatataaatatatatatatatatatatatatttatatattcaaaatgaatacgtataatattacctTTTATCAATTTTGCCGGTAAAAagtttttgtatattatattcaattttttatattttcaaatactatatatttgtcaaacaaattaatagcgtgttttcttttgttgcaatttttaatctatttcaATATTTgcaaattaataaaagtaacacaagacaatttaattaaaagaacaCACCTTTATACttggaaaataagataatagtTCAAAAAAAGGGAGAATAATGTTACAACAGAAACCGAACGTTTCTCCTGTACTTATTCGAATGAACAGAAACGAAACTCTAGTTGCATATGAGATATGCAACCTCCTGCATTATTTATGATAACTAGGTAGATGTATTATAAGCTTAACAGCTCATGAACACTAATTAAATAGCTGCAGGAATCTCTTTGGTTGGCGTGACAGCAAATTTCCAGGAGGCACGAAGATAATTATCATCTTTGAATCGACTACCCGCAACCTCATGGATGGGAATGAGAGCAGAAATCTCTTCCAAATCAGCCTTTGTAAGCTTCACTCTTAGAGAACCATAATTATTGTCAAAGTTTTTTATCTTAGTTGTTCCTgcaaacgaaaaaaaaaaaattcaaagactGAAGCAGCAAAGTGGAAGAATTATGTATGTTTCGAAATACACAACTTACCAGGAATGGGAACAACATCGTCTCCTTGGTGAAGAATCCAGGAAAGTGCAAGCTGTGTGGGGGTGCATCCATGCTTTTCAGCCAACTTTTCCATGCGCGAATataagattttgtttttgttaaagttGTCTCCTTCAAACCATGGATGTGATGCCTTCAGGAAAGATTGGCCATCAATTAGTAAAAGAGTAATATTGGGGGAAGAAGTGGATGAATATAGCAGAGAGGTATATATACCACAATACTATTTGCAGGGATAGATTCCACAACTTTTTTTCCACCAAAAAAGCCTCGGGCAAGTGGACTGTATGTCACTATTCCTATTCCAAGTTTCCTGTAAAAATCACCAGAGATGATAGTTAAACATTGAACTGCTGGTgaactttgaataaaaatgacaaaGGATTATTGAACATAAAGAAACCTGCAAAGTGGGACAATTTCTGCCTCAATATCACGAGTCCAGAGAGACCACTCCATTTGTAAAGCAGTAATGGGATGAACTGCATGAGCCCTCCTTATGGTATCTGGACTGGCTTCAGATAATCCAATGTACTTTATTTTTCCCTCTTCCACCAACTTCTTAAGCTCCCCCATCTGGGAAGAATTAAGTTAATGTAATGTTAGCTTACTGATAATTTATTCACAAGATCAACTGATGCAGCTGCATGCAGATAAGAACTTACTGTATCCTCAATGGGTACAGATGTGTCAACTCTGTGCTGATAATAGAGATCAATGTATTCAACATCAAGGCGCTTCAGACTAGCTTCGCAACAAGCTCGCACATATTGAGGCGTACCACATATTATTGTTCCAGTCTTTTGGTGGCAGACACCAAATTTTGTTGCCAACTGGATTTTATCTCGTGGTAGCTGCTTCAAAGcctgaaaaattattaaaaattaatactcACTCATAAACTACCGTTGCATGATTTATTCTTTTGTTATGAAAATAGCTACAAGTAAcgtattaatatattaatctcTCTTGTTATcataatagattaaaaaaaatatggtatctaattttgaatttatattattttataattaaatattattttatattttatttaaaattatttaacaagaTGACTATATGTAATCTAAATATCCAAttgaataatatgtttttatcgAAAGATTCCTATAACCTTTCCAACCACAATTTCGTTTGCATTGTTTCCATAGGCATCTGCAGTATCAAAGAAAGTGATTCCTTGATCAAATGCATGCTTTATCAGTTTAAACGCATCCTCTTCCGGGACTGGATCATTGTATATTCCAGTCAAACCCGAGCAACCAAATCCCAACTTTGACACCTTTAACATAAATACAGAATAATATCAGAAACCAAGACATATTAACTGAGAAAGagcatatatataatatacacatTGTTTACATTCATCTTACCTCCAATCCTTGACTTCCAAGTTTCACTCTTGGAACTTCAACTGTATGCACTTCACCCATTTTGCTCTTTCTCTTCTGCTTTTGATATTACTATGAGGGTTTTCTCAGTTCACGGTGAGCTGAAGAGCAAGAAGTAGAGCTATTTATAGAAATAGCAACTGCAACTGTTCTTGGACTCGTTCAACtagaattatattaatttatatataaaattttgactatctttaattttcttatagcGGTCTATGAAATGCGGTCATGAAATCAAACTCTGATGTTTACGACGACTTTTGCTGCAATTATCTGCTTATTCCAAGTGCATAGTCATCCTGCCTTACAATTTCCTGGAATTGTATCGCCCATCTCCTACGTTTACACGAGCCGCTGGTTAATGGAGacgattttcaattttcttttctcaatcTGCTTAAATACTCCAATATATCTCGTCTTTGTCATGTTTACAAGTTTTGAACTACTGAAGTTTACAGGTTTTGAACAATTCAAGTCTGCAAAAATGtattcattagaaaaaaaaggtGGCTCGATGATAATGCATGCTCTGTGGAAAAATCTTTTCTCCTGCATGTGCGGTATGACAAAAGTTTTAGTCAAAGCATTGAAATATGAAATGGGAGCGACTGTAAGGACAGggcattgatttttttttttttttcacttgtaaatgttatttagataatattgTACCctggtttgatttttttttacactTCAAGAAATTTTAGTTACACATGGTAAAGCTACCAACTCAGCAAGCTTATACATTAAATTGACTGCAATAGGCTGGATGCAGAAGCCAAGCTATCTGGACTATATACAGGGAAAGA belongs to Mangifera indica cultivar Alphonso chromosome 2, CATAS_Mindica_2.1, whole genome shotgun sequence and includes:
- the LOC123207960 gene encoding perakine reductase-like, yielding MGEVHTVEVPRVKLGSQGLEVSKLGFGCSGLTGIYNDPVPEEDAFKLIKHAFDQGITFFDTADAYGNNANEIVVGKALKQLPRDKIQLATKFGVCHQKTGTIICGTPQYVRACCEASLKRLDVEYIDLYYQHRVDTSVPIEDTMGELKKLVEEGKIKYIGLSEASPDTIRRAHAVHPITALQMEWSLWTRDIEAEIVPLCRKLGIGIVTYSPLARGFFGGKKVVESIPANSIVASHPWFEGDNFNKNKILYSRMEKLAEKHGCTPTQLALSWILHQGDDVVPIPGTTKIKNFDNNYGSLRVKLTKADLEEISALIPIHEVAGSRFKDDNYLRASWKFAVTPTKEIPAAI